The Ochrobactrum sp. BTU1 region GTGCACAGACGAATAGGTTTCCAGGCAACCATGTTGACCGCAGGAACAAAGGCGCCCGCCAGGTACGATGGAGATATGTCCAATTTCACCCGCATTGCCAAATGCCCCTCGAAACGGCGCGCCATCTTGAATCATGCCGAGACCGATACCGGCTCCAAAATAGATCATTGCAAAATTCGAAACCGAACGCCCAGCGCCAAACAGCCGCTCACCAACAGCTGCAGCGTTCGCATCGTTTTCAACGATGACCGGCTCACCAAATGCATCACTCAAAACGGTTGCAGCATCAATTCCCGCCCACCCCGGCAGTGTCGTTGGACCAACCGATGTCATGCCTTCAATTCCAAACGGCCCCGGCATCACAACACCAATCCCCAGCAGACGCGCATCGAATTCGGACTTGATCTTGTCAATCTCAATGCGCAGCTGACGGCAAAGCGCCTCCGGCCGCGTATCCCCCATGAGATGAACCTGCTTCTTACGCGGCACGCCTGATAGATCAAGAACCGTTGCGACTATATGGGTCGAACCCATCTCAATGCCGATTGTCATTGCTCCTGACGGATTGACAGCAAACTGGATTGGTGGTTGGCCGCGCCCGGTCTTCAATCTTCCGAGTTGCATCAAAAAATTTTCTGCAACCAGCTCATCGACGATATTTGCGATTGCCTGCGCCGTCAAATGCGTCAAACGGGCGATATGCATACGCCCCACAGGACCATGCCGGCGGACGACATCAAGAACCACACGCCGGTTATGGTCTCGGATTCGTTCGGGATTTTTTCCCATAGTGACTGGTTGCGTGTCCGGTTGCGCCATAGCTGGTGCGTTCGCCGCCTTCGATTTCATGCCCACGTCCAATGCTTAAAATGAAATAGCGCAAGCAGGTTTTAACAGCAATATATTAATTCAACTAAATTATCTTATTGACAAATGAGCAGTAAAATTGAAGCCTAGTAGTGGGGCGTCGATCGCTCTGTCGGCGCTGATGGCACGTTGCTAATCTGTCGGCGGTGAGGATGCTGCGCAGAAAACGCGGCAATGGTGGAACCAGCAGGTCATCGACCTGCAAATACCTTGCTCGGGCACCAGAGGGGCTGAGCAATGGGGAGGTCTAATGCAAATGGGTAAATTGCTACTTGCGGGCCTTGTGGCCGGGTTGAGCTCGATCGCAATCAACGCTGCTCAAGCAGTTGAAATAGAGTATTGGCAGTACGTCTTTGAATCGCGCGTCAAGACGATGGATAAGCTGATCGAGAATTTCGAAAAAGCCAATCCTGATATCAAAGTCAAACAGGTCACATTTCCTTATGACGATTATCAGACCCGGGTAATTGCTGCGAAGATGGCTGGCAAAAGTCCCGATGTGATGCAGCTGTTCTATGGCTGGCTCGATAAATTTGCCGCAGGTGGCATCCTGCAGCCGCTTCCGCTGGACGCTTTCCCGCACGACAAAATTGAGAGTGAGTTCTTCCCCATCGTCGGCGCGATGAAGCGCGGTGATGAATATTACGGTTTGCCAACTGCAGTTCGCTCGCTCGCTCTGTTTTACAACAAAAAGCTTTTTGAAGAAGCCGGCCTCGACCCCAAGAACCCACCAAAAAATCTCGACGAGCTGCTCGCTTACGCCCAGAAAGCAACAAAACGCGATGCTTCCGGCAATCTACTGAGCGAAGGCATCACGCTCGATATGCCAGGGCAGGACTTGCATTGGTGGCGTGAAGTGCTGGTGCGCCAGTTCGGAGGCGCTCCATACAGCGATGACTACCGCAAGGTCGCCTACAACGACGCGGCCGGCGAGAAGGCTCTGCAGTTCTACACCGATCTCCAGACCAAGTATAAGGTTGGCGAAGTCAAGTTCATGGACGAAGGTCACGCCGCTTTCCGTTCTGGCAAAGCCGCAATGACGATTGATGGAACATTTCGTCTGGCAGCGTTCAACACAATCAAGGATTTCGAGTGGGGCGTGACCGAACTGCCTGCCAATTCTGAAGGCTTGCGATCAAATTACGCCAGCTATTTTGCCAATGGCATCAGCGCTTCAGCAAAAGGCGAAAAGCTGGAAGCTGCCTCAAAATTTCTCAATTACATCACCTCGCCAGAAGCAATGGAAATCTGGCTGAAGGGCGTTGGCGAATTGCCTGCACGTCGCTCCGCTGCACTGACAGAAAATAATCTTTCCGATCCGGTCTATGGGCCATTCCTTAAAGGTCTGGAGTATGCCCACACCACCATGTTCACCGATGAGTTGAAGCAGCGCCAGATCATTGTCGATATGTCGAACCGCGTGATCTTGCAAAATCAGCCGGTCAAGGAATCTCTTGAGGAAGCTGCCAAGGCTGAACAAGCCATTTTGGACACAGCGAAGTAACGATGACGAGAGTGGGCTGCCCTTGTGAGCCGCCCACTCTCTATATCTCAGTTATTACAAACCGATTTGCGGCATCAACAGTTGCATCTGTTGTTATCAACGCAACTGCTGATTTCCGACCATGGTTACCCTGCATGATGGGCTAGCCGAAGGATTTTGAGTATGACAATGACAGCTGAACCAGACCGCTCAGCGCGCGGCCCTAACAGATCGCGGCTGACAGATCGCCTGTCGATGAAAACCAGACGACTGATTTGGGTATGGAGCTTTTTGGCGCTACCAATCCTCTTTTACAGCGTCATTCGCTTTTATCCCACGATTGAAGCTTTCTGGCTCTCTTTCACCAATTGGGACTTGATGAGCCCACCGGAATTTATTGGGATTGCAAACTATCAGAAGCTGTTTGCCGATCCGGAATTCTGGAAAGTATTTAAAAACACCTTCGTCTATCTATTGGTTGGCACCCCCATCAGTCTGGTTCTGGCGTTTGTCATCGCATACTATCTGGACCGCATAAGATTTTTGCACGGCTTCATTCGAGCCTTGTACTTCCTGCCTTACCTTACCACTGCAGCCGCAATGGCTTGGGTCTGGCGTTGGTTCTATCAGCCTGCTCCCATTGGATTCATCAATAATATTCTGAGTTCTATAGGTCTGCCTCAGCAAGGCTTCCTGCGCTCTGTCGATCAAGGTCTCTATGCCATCATGGCAACATCAATCTGGGCAGGGCTTGGCTTTCAGATCATCATCTTCATGGCTGGTTTGCGCGCTGTTCCCAACACATTCTATGAGGCCGCACGCATTGATGGCCTTGGGGAGTGGGCGATCCTACGCAAGATTACCATTCCACTTTTGAAGCCAACGACAGTATTTCTGGTGGTCTTCTCATCGATCGGTTTCCTGCGTATTTTTGATCAAGTCTACAACATGACCACCAACGATCCAGGCGGGCCTCTGGGGTCAACGAAGCCTCTGGTGTTAATGATCTATCAAACGGCATTCTCATCCTACGCGATGGGCTATGCGGCTGCGCAAACGATTATCCTCTTCATCATTCTGCTCTGCGTGTCCCTGCTGCAGCTCTGGATTCTAAGGGAAAAGAAATGACAACCCCAACCAAACCACTCCCTTTCCAGAACCTGAAGCCTGGCCGTATTGTAACATGGACTTTGCTGTTTATTGGCGGCCTGATTATGATAACGCCTCTGGCTTTCATGTTTTCAACCTCGTTGAAAACAGCCAGTCAGGTTTACGACCTTCGGCTTATTCCAGCGGAACCCACATTACAAAACTATGCGACAATTCTCGCAGATGGCCGCTTTGTACGCTGGTTCATGAATTCGATGATTGTTGCAGTCGTCGTAACATTATCGAACGTGTTCTTTGATAGCCTTGTGGGTTACACACTGGCAAAATTTCAGTTTCGTGGTCGCTACTTCATCTTTCTCGCGATCCTGTCGACACTCATGATCCCGACCGAAATGCTGGTCATTCCATGGTACCTGATGTCTAGCAAGCTTGGCTGGCTGGACAGCTATTGGGGCATCATGTTCCCAGGTATGATGACCGCCTTCGGCACCTTTCTCATGAAACAATTCTTTGAAGGAGTGCCCAATGACTTCCTCGAAGCGGCACGCGTGGACGGTCTCAACGAGTTCGAGATCTGGTGGAAGATTGCGATGCCCTTGGTCACACCGGCCCTCTCAGCACTGGCAATTTTCACCTTTCTCGGCAACTGGACAGCATTTTTCTGGCCACTGATCGTTTCCACAAGCCCCGAACTTTATACGCTGCCAGTAGGATTATCGAGCTTTGCTGTCGAGCAATCAATCCAGTGGGAGATGATCATGACTGGGGCTGCGATTGCCACACTGCCAACGCTAGTCGTCTTCATGCTTCTCCAACGTTACATTGTGCGTGGCGTCATGCTTGCAGGTCTTAAAGGGTGAATCATGTCAGATCTTGACCCAAAACTTTCCGACAACAGTGTCTTTCCAAATCCAGTCTACGTAGAGACGGTGCTGCGCCCTCTGTTCGACAGCGCCAAAACGCACCATGTCGATGGCTTTCGTCGAATTGATCGCGCCCATCTGGTGATGCTGGTGGAAAGTGGGATTGTGGATCGTGAACAGGCGGCACAGATCGCAGGTGCGCTTGTTGCAATCGATCAAGAGATCAATCCGGCTGAACTAAGCTATACCGGCGAAGTCGAAGATTTCTTCTTTCTGATTGAGAAGGAACTCAAAACCCGTATCGGTGCGGATGTTGCAGGTCGATTGCACACAGCACGTTCGCGCAATGATATCGACCACACCTTGTTCAAAATCGGTTTGAAGAGACAGCTTGATGTACTGCTTCACAAATCTCGTCAGCTGCTCAAGGTTCTCATTGCAGCTGCAGACCGCGAGCAGGCGACCTTAATCGTCGCATATACGCATGGCCAGCCAGCACAGCCGACAACCTTCGGCCACTATCTTGCGGCAGCCACGGAGGTGCTGATCCGCGACATTGAGCGGATTGAAGCAGCTCGCGTTATTGTTAACCAGTCTCCAATGGGGGCGGCAGCCATCACCACCTCTGGCTTCCCGATCGACCGCCAACGCGTCTCGGAGCTATTGGGTTTTGCCGCCCCCTTAAACAATTCCTATAGTTGTATCGCCGCAGTCGACTATGTGACTTCGACCTATTCCGCGCTGGAATTGATGTTCATTCATCTCGGTCGGCTTATTCAGGATTTCCAATTCTGGACAAGTTTTGAGGTCGGCCAGATTTATGTGCCGAATGCATTTGTGCAGATTTCTTCAATCATGCCACAAAAACGCAATCCGGTACCGATTGAGCATATGCGGCATCTGTCGAGCCAGACCATGGGGCGGGCACGTACTGTGCTTGATGTAATGCACAACACGCCTTTCACAGACATGAACGACAGTGAAGGTGAAACACAGCAAATGGGTTACGAGGCTTTTGCCTCAGCGGGACGTGTGCTTGATTTACTGAGCGCGTTCATTGAAGCAATCCGCATTGATCCAATCCGCGTCGCGGAGAATATCCGCCGTTCATGCATTACAATCACAGAACTTGCAGACTCGCTGGTCCGCATTGAAGGCTTATCGTTCCGCCACGCACACGAGATTGCAGCCAAGGTCGCACGTGCTGTAGTGGCGCAGGGTGGCGGACTTGAGAATGATGGCTTCGCGCCATTCCTTGATGCATTTCGCGAAGCCACCAAACGCGAACCCTCATTCGGACACGAGAAATTCGAGCAACTTGTCTCGCCGCAGCATTTCGTTGCAGTGCGTGACCGGCTCGGTGGCCCAGGACCCGAAGCGATGGCTGCAGCGCTAGCAATTTACCAAAATGCCGCCCTCGCTTTTAACGTACGAGCTTCTGAACTAGCCGATTTTGAGGCCAAGGCAGATAGCGAACTTAATCAAAAATTCAGCGCCCTTGCGGAGAGACGTTAATGGCAACTATTGAACTTGAGAAACTTGTCAAACGTTATGGCAAAGTCGAAGCGGTGCGCGCGATTGATCTTCAGATTGCAGACGGCGAATTTGTTGTATTCGTCGGCCCTTCCGGTTGTGGCAAATCCACAACCTTGCGGATGATTGCGGGACTAGAAGATATATCTGGTGGCCGACTAAAAATCGGTGATGAGGTGGTCAATGAGCGTGATCCAAAGCAGCGCAATATTGCTATGGTGTTTCAGAATTATGCAATCTATCCGCATATGAGCGTGCGTCAGAATATTGGCTTCGGGCTTTATACCTCCAATCTTTCAAAGGCAGAGAAGGCCAAACGTATCGAGGACGTAGGCGCCTCTCTTGGCCTGACCCCCTATCTGGATCGCCGCCCAGCTGCTTTATCTGGTGGTCAGCGCCAGCGCGTTGCGATTGGCCGCGCAATGGTACGCAATCCATCGGCCTTCTTGTTCGATGAACCACTGTCAAATCTTGACGCCCAATTACGTGCGCAGATGCGCATCGAAATCAAGCGCCTCCATCAGAGTCTCAAGACAACAACGGTTTACGTCACCCACGACCAGGTCGAAGCTATGACCATGGCTGATCGTATTGTCGTGATGCGCGATGGTCAGATTTTACAGACCGGAACTCCGACTGAGCTTTACGAGCATCCAGTTGATGTCTTTACAGCTCGCTTTATCGGCAGCCCATCGATGAACCTGATTAAAGGTCGTCGTACTGGTGAGAGAGTGGGTTTTGCAGAAGATGGTGATCTTCTCATCGGCATTCGACCGCACGAGCTGAAGGTCGGCGAAGCGTCGGTAGAGGGAAGCCTGTCCCTTCAAGGCATTGTGACAGCAGTAGAGCCCCTGGGAGCAGAAACGCTGGTTCATCTGGATGTGAATGGCAGTGCGATTATCGCCACAGCGCCGGGAAAAACCGTGCCACAGACAGGCACCACACTGACTGCATCAGCGCCTTCGGGCAGCCTGTATCTGTTTGATGCCAAGACAGAAAAGAGCCGCGGTCGCCTATAATGTCAAAACAGTTCAAATCTCCTGCAGTCCTAAGCATAGGACGGTTATACTGCGACCTGATTTTCACCGGCCTGGATGCTTTACCACAGCTGGGACGCGAGGTGTTCGCGGGCGATATGAAAATTGTTGCCGGTGGTGGCGCATTCATTTCCGCTGCACATTTCGCGCATGTGGGCCGCTCGGTCGCACTCGTTGCGCGTCTTGGGACAGACACTCTGTCACAAAGTCTGAAACAGGATCTGACTGTCCAAGGCCTTGATTTGCGTTTTCTGGAAGTATCGGATGAGGCCGGACCGCAAGTGACTGTCGCTAGCGTGATTGGCAATGACCGTGCATTCTTGTCGCGCCGCGCCGGAACGGCACATCCGTCAACGTTGGACGAGGCGCTAAGCTGGAAAAGTGCAAAACACTTGCACATTGCAGAATATGCGACACTACACGAAATGCCCGATCTCATATTAAAGGCCAAAGCTGCAGGCCTGACGGTATCCCTTGATCCAAGTTGGGATGAAACTCTTATCTACAGTGATGACCTTCTGAAGAAGTGTGAGGGAGTGGATATTTTCCTTCCCAACAGCGAAGAAGCTGAAGCAATTACTGGAGAGAGCGATGCAAGTAGAGCACTTGATATCCTGTCCCAGAATTTTCCAGTCGTGGCTTTAAAAACAGGATCACAGGGCGCTTGGGTGCGTGTCGAAAATACAGCGATTCACCTGCCTGCCGAGAAAGTTAAGGTGGTTGACACCACCGGCGCTGGCGACGCTTTCAATGCCGGATTTATCGACTTCTGGATCGATGGACGGTCCGCACTGGAAAGTCTGGAAGCAGGTGTTCAGCGCGGTAGCCTTGCAGTGCAGGCTCTCGGCGGCGCTTCGATTTTGCAGAGCTAAATTATCAGCGAATTTACCTTTCTAATGAGGGGCAGCCATGGCCACACCATCCTTTATGCGACAAGAAACAATAGAAGCGTCTTCAGTTGTTTCTCGCTTGTTAAGAGAAGAAGCGGCAACATTCGCCGAAATCAAACGTATCTACCAGCAGCGCACGCCGCGTGTCATTACAACAGCCGCGCGTGGATCTTCTGATCATGCTGCATCGTTTTTTAAGTATCTGTTTGAAATCAGCGTTGGCATACCGGTTGCATCCATCGGGCCGTCCATCACGTCGGTTTACAATGGTCGTCTGCGATTAGAAGGCGGTTTACATTTTACTGTCTCGCAATCCGGCGCAAGTCCAGATATTGTTGCTTTACAGAAGGCTGCAAAAAAGGGCGGCGCAATTACAGTTGCTGTGGTCAATGTCATTGACAGCCCATTAGCACGAGAGGCCGATATTGTTCTTAACCTCCGCGCCGGACAAGAACAAAGCGTCGCTGCCACCAAATCCTGTATCGCGGGGGCTACGGCGCTTGCAGCCGTTACCGCAGCTATAGCCGAAGCCCCCCCACTTCAACACGCGTTAACGAGATTACCAGAAGCTCTGGAGCAAACCACCAACGCAACGATCGATAGTAGTCTGGCTTCTCGTCTTTCGGCAATCAATGGAATGTATGTGGTGGGCCGCGGAACCGGTTTCGCAGTTGCCTTGGAGGCGGCTCTGAAAGCCAAAGAGACCTGCGGGATACATGCGGAAGCATTTTCGCTTGCCGAAGTCATGCACGGCCCAATCCGCCTCGTGCACGGCAACTTCCCAGTGATAGCCTTTCTCAATCAGGATGAAGCTTATAATGCCAATCGACAAGCTATTGATCGTCTGATCGGATTGGGCGCGGATGTTGTAACAATCGGCGAAGGCATTATTGCAGGAAAGACAATCCATACTGCATCGACAGGCAATGGCCTGGTTGATCCTCTTGTTGGGCTAGGAGCTTACTATCGGTTTATTGAATATGTGGCGCAGGCTCGCGGATTAAATCCAGACGCACCTAAGAACCTCCGAAAGGTTACTGAAACCGTGTAGCGTTTTTCAGATCTGATTATCGCCTCAATTTACAACACGATTCCAAAAACAATAAAGCCCGCCGAATGGCGGGCTTACCAATGATGACAATAGAAGATCTCCTCTATTCACCAAACTTGGTCACCAGAGACTCTCAAGCCTCAATGTTTAAACATATTCTCGCGATGCCAACGCACGAAATGGGGATGCGGTCGCTCGTAAACACCCGTGGGACCGATCGCTCGCCCGGTCTTATTGATCAGTCCCTTAATGCTACCGCGATCATTCGCATGACGTGAGATGAGAATCTCGAGTTCATCAGATAGGCAAATTAGCCCTCAATCAAACATCCCGTGGGCCGTCCCGGATAAAGCAATCCCATTTGAAAGAATGTCAGGCCCATTCTCCCCAACAGGTCGGATGTGTGCGGCGTCAACTTCAGCACGTCCGCCATCATCGATCAACTTCAGCCCTGTTATCGCGCATCGTTTGTCGTAGGCTCGCAATACGAGCCGGCGAAACAGGCAATCTCGAACAATTCGAGACGATAGCTGTGTAATCCGCTCTCTACCCTGCTCAATTAGGCAAGGGGCATCAGTGCTGTCCGGAAAACCGTTTAGCAGTATGGTCTCACGCCGCTCGTCAGATCGTGGTAGCTCGAGCCCGTATTCCCCAGCCCAATCGACAGAACAGGATTGAGGTCGTCCGCTGCCGGATACTGCGCTCGACATTATGCTCGACCGTAGTGAGCTCATCCTAAGCGATTTTCCCATGATCGACGCATGAACCCGAGTGGCTTTCCAGTCACTTTCATATTAAATTCATTTTATCTTATGATTTGGGTACGCTTCCGTAGTTATACTGAGCACTATGGACTAATTCATCGATTAGCTGATAGGTTTCTCGGTATAAAATTGAGCTACCGAAATTGCTAAGCACTTAAAAAAACCGGTCCTGGCAAATTTCTCGCTCGAAAACGCTAACTTCGTAAGACTTCCCTACCCTCGACCCACACGCGCGCGATACTTTCCCTGCCGGCGTTCAGCACGATCTTAGCGGCCATCTCTTCTAACGTGTCTATCCCCGGCCAAACTTTTATAGGGCTAGCTGGGCGATTGGTATCAATAAGGATTGCATCAAAGCGAAAACCTGGAGCGAACTTTCCAACCGGCAGCCCGATTGCCTCGCCTCCACC contains the following coding sequences:
- a CDS encoding ROK family protein; this encodes MKSKAANAPAMAQPDTQPVTMGKNPERIRDHNRRVVLDVVRRHGPVGRMHIARLTHLTAQAIANIVDELVAENFLMQLGRLKTGRGQPPIQFAVNPSGAMTIGIEMGSTHIVATVLDLSGVPRKKQVHLMGDTRPEALCRQLRIEIDKIKSEFDARLLGIGVVMPGPFGIEGMTSVGPTTLPGWAGIDAATVLSDAFGEPVIVENDANAAAVGERLFGAGRSVSNFAMIYFGAGIGLGMIQDGAPFRGAFGNAGEIGHISIVPGGRLCSCGQHGCLETYSSVHVLKEKLAHAGFFDISTEKLEELLRNENAVVMEWVADAARHLAQMIAIIENIVDPETIVLGGMLPDSVIDALISHMDMLPISVANRSVRALPRVLRGQTGQFTAALGAASLPMFEVMTPKLDMSL
- a CDS encoding extracellular solute-binding protein codes for the protein MGKLLLAGLVAGLSSIAINAAQAVEIEYWQYVFESRVKTMDKLIENFEKANPDIKVKQVTFPYDDYQTRVIAAKMAGKSPDVMQLFYGWLDKFAAGGILQPLPLDAFPHDKIESEFFPIVGAMKRGDEYYGLPTAVRSLALFYNKKLFEEAGLDPKNPPKNLDELLAYAQKATKRDASGNLLSEGITLDMPGQDLHWWREVLVRQFGGAPYSDDYRKVAYNDAAGEKALQFYTDLQTKYKVGEVKFMDEGHAAFRSGKAAMTIDGTFRLAAFNTIKDFEWGVTELPANSEGLRSNYASYFANGISASAKGEKLEAASKFLNYITSPEAMEIWLKGVGELPARRSAALTENNLSDPVYGPFLKGLEYAHTTMFTDELKQRQIIVDMSNRVILQNQPVKESLEEAAKAEQAILDTAK
- a CDS encoding sugar ABC transporter permease, with the translated sequence MTMTAEPDRSARGPNRSRLTDRLSMKTRRLIWVWSFLALPILFYSVIRFYPTIEAFWLSFTNWDLMSPPEFIGIANYQKLFADPEFWKVFKNTFVYLLVGTPISLVLAFVIAYYLDRIRFLHGFIRALYFLPYLTTAAAMAWVWRWFYQPAPIGFINNILSSIGLPQQGFLRSVDQGLYAIMATSIWAGLGFQIIIFMAGLRAVPNTFYEAARIDGLGEWAILRKITIPLLKPTTVFLVVFSSIGFLRIFDQVYNMTTNDPGGPLGSTKPLVLMIYQTAFSSYAMGYAAAQTIILFIILLCVSLLQLWILREKK
- a CDS encoding carbohydrate ABC transporter permease, translated to MTTPTKPLPFQNLKPGRIVTWTLLFIGGLIMITPLAFMFSTSLKTASQVYDLRLIPAEPTLQNYATILADGRFVRWFMNSMIVAVVVTLSNVFFDSLVGYTLAKFQFRGRYFIFLAILSTLMIPTEMLVIPWYLMSSKLGWLDSYWGIMFPGMMTAFGTFLMKQFFEGVPNDFLEAARVDGLNEFEIWWKIAMPLVTPALSALAIFTFLGNWTAFFWPLIVSTSPELYTLPVGLSSFAVEQSIQWEMIMTGAAIATLPTLVVFMLLQRYIVRGVMLAGLKG
- the argH gene encoding argininosuccinate lyase is translated as MSDLDPKLSDNSVFPNPVYVETVLRPLFDSAKTHHVDGFRRIDRAHLVMLVESGIVDREQAAQIAGALVAIDQEINPAELSYTGEVEDFFFLIEKELKTRIGADVAGRLHTARSRNDIDHTLFKIGLKRQLDVLLHKSRQLLKVLIAAADREQATLIVAYTHGQPAQPTTFGHYLAAATEVLIRDIERIEAARVIVNQSPMGAAAITTSGFPIDRQRVSELLGFAAPLNNSYSCIAAVDYVTSTYSALELMFIHLGRLIQDFQFWTSFEVGQIYVPNAFVQISSIMPQKRNPVPIEHMRHLSSQTMGRARTVLDVMHNTPFTDMNDSEGETQQMGYEAFASAGRVLDLLSAFIEAIRIDPIRVAENIRRSCITITELADSLVRIEGLSFRHAHEIAAKVARAVVAQGGGLENDGFAPFLDAFREATKREPSFGHEKFEQLVSPQHFVAVRDRLGGPGPEAMAAALAIYQNAALAFNVRASELADFEAKADSELNQKFSALAERR
- the ugpC gene encoding sn-glycerol-3-phosphate ABC transporter ATP-binding protein UgpC codes for the protein MATIELEKLVKRYGKVEAVRAIDLQIADGEFVVFVGPSGCGKSTTLRMIAGLEDISGGRLKIGDEVVNERDPKQRNIAMVFQNYAIYPHMSVRQNIGFGLYTSNLSKAEKAKRIEDVGASLGLTPYLDRRPAALSGGQRQRVAIGRAMVRNPSAFLFDEPLSNLDAQLRAQMRIEIKRLHQSLKTTTVYVTHDQVEAMTMADRIVVMRDGQILQTGTPTELYEHPVDVFTARFIGSPSMNLIKGRRTGERVGFAEDGDLLIGIRPHELKVGEASVEGSLSLQGIVTAVEPLGAETLVHLDVNGSAIIATAPGKTVPQTGTTLTASAPSGSLYLFDAKTEKSRGRL
- a CDS encoding sugar kinase, producing the protein MSKQFKSPAVLSIGRLYCDLIFTGLDALPQLGREVFAGDMKIVAGGGAFISAAHFAHVGRSVALVARLGTDTLSQSLKQDLTVQGLDLRFLEVSDEAGPQVTVASVIGNDRAFLSRRAGTAHPSTLDEALSWKSAKHLHIAEYATLHEMPDLILKAKAAGLTVSLDPSWDETLIYSDDLLKKCEGVDIFLPNSEEAEAITGESDASRALDILSQNFPVVALKTGSQGAWVRVENTAIHLPAEKVKVVDTTGAGDAFNAGFIDFWIDGRSALESLEAGVQRGSLAVQALGGASILQS
- a CDS encoding SIS domain-containing protein, with product MATPSFMRQETIEASSVVSRLLREEAATFAEIKRIYQQRTPRVITTAARGSSDHAASFFKYLFEISVGIPVASIGPSITSVYNGRLRLEGGLHFTVSQSGASPDIVALQKAAKKGGAITVAVVNVIDSPLAREADIVLNLRAGQEQSVAATKSCIAGATALAAVTAAIAEAPPLQHALTRLPEALEQTTNATIDSSLASRLSAINGMYVVGRGTGFAVALEAALKAKETCGIHAEAFSLAEVMHGPIRLVHGNFPVIAFLNQDEAYNANRQAIDRLIGLGADVVTIGEGIIAGKTIHTASTGNGLVDPLVGLGAYYRFIEYVAQARGLNPDAPKNLRKVTETV